The following are from one region of the Melospiza melodia melodia isolate bMelMel2 chromosome 16, bMelMel2.pri, whole genome shotgun sequence genome:
- the RNF128 gene encoding LOW QUALITY PROTEIN: E3 ubiquitin-protein ligase RNF128 (The sequence of the model RefSeq protein was modified relative to this genomic sequence to represent the inferred CDS: inserted 1 base in 1 codon) — translation MGGRVPGLTXHCPAHLAGVRFRWDSAAFRDHQQRKIPLDISVSCCWEEEMEPVKKLWFLFLLVDFLISFHATEAISVLASLSLFYFNSTSNRTLFERCECGLYGFNSPYIGAQGVVGIPVPDADPYACDRNTAFTVMEAPWIALIERGNCSFAEKIQVATRRGAAAAVIYNSRGRGNNTLLMAHQGAEKIVAIMIGNLKGMEILRRIQSGLRVSMVIEVGKKRSLSMNIFTILFISVSFFVVAAATVGCYVSYSARRLIMARAQSREQRRLRARAKKAIEQMQLRTLKEGDKETGPDGDSCVVCFEQYKPNDVMRVLTCNHVFHKTCIDPWLLEHGTCPLCKCDILKVLGVEMDVEPRSEPVQASGSSGQRPLSTVTIVNEEDNLSETASSGYDSVQGPDESAQEAQAPSESDNTHPVSEEPQPSTVTVLSHGDNPGFEGDETQVSESRVAHEATS, via the exons ATGGGCGGGCGTGTCCCGGGGctca ggcactgcccagctcacCTGGCTGGTGTCAGGTTCCGCTGGGACTCGGCTGCGTTCCGTGATCACCAGCAGCGGAAAATACCTCTGGACatctctgtctcctgctgctgggaagaagAAATGGAGCCAGTCAAGAAGctctggtttctctttctcctggtggattttttaatttcattCCACGCtacagaggcaatttctgtgctgGCCTCTCtcagtttattctatttcaacagcaccaGCAACAGGACTTTGTTTGAGCGCTGTGAATGTGGCCTCTATGGCTTTAATTCTCCTTACATCGGCGCTCAGGGGGTGGTGGGCATTCCAGTGCCTGATGCTGATCCTTATGCCTGCGACAGAAACACTGCCTTCACTGTCATGGAAGCACCGTGGATAGCCCTGATTGAAAGAGGCAATTGCAGTTTTGCTGAAAAAATTCAGGTGGCGACCAGAAGGGGAGCAGCAGCGGCCGTGATCTACAACTCACGGGGCAGAGGCAACAACACCCTCCTGATGGCACACCAAG gtgctgagaaGATTGTGGCAATCATGATTGGCAACCTGAAGGGCATGGAGATCCTGCGGCGGATCCAGAGCGGCCTGAGGGTCTCCATGGTCATCGAAGTGGGCAAAAAGCGCAGCCTGTCCATGAACATCTTCACCATCCTCTTCATCTCTGTGTCCTTCTTTGTGGTGGCAGCAGCAACTGTGGGCTGCTATGTCTCTTACTCTGCCCGGAGGCTCATCATGGCCAGGGCCCAGTCCAGGGAGCAG CGGCGGCTGAGGGCCAGGGCCAAGAAGGCCATTGAGCAGATGCAGCTGCGCACCCTGAAGGAAGGGGACAAG GAAACTGGTCCAGATGGAGATTCCTGTGTCGTGTGCTTTGAGCAGTACAAGCCAAATGATGTGATGCGTGTTCTGACTTGCAA CCATGTCTTCCACAAGACCTGCATTGACCCCTGGCTTCTGGAGCACGGGACGTGTCCTCTGTGCAAATGTGACATCCTCAAAGTGCTGGGTGTTGAG ATGGATGTAGAACCACGCTCTGAGCCTGTGCAAGCCTCAGGATCCAGTGGCCAAAGACCTCTGTCCACTGTCACTATAGTTAATGAAGAGGACAACCTTAGCGAAACAGCATCATCTGGATATGATTCTGTACAGGGACCAGATGAATCTGCTCAGGAGGCACAGGCACCATCAGAAA GTGACAACACACATCCTGTGAGTGAAGAACCCCAGCCCTCCACTGTGACTGTCCTTTCACACGGTGACAACCCAGGTTTTGAGGGAGATGAAACACAAGTTTCTGAAAGCAGAGTTGCTCATGAAGCCACGTCCTAA